The DNA window AAGTCGTGCAGGGCTAAGGGGCAAATGCAGAAGTCACCGAATGAAGCCGACCGTCACATCGGCAAACGGATCCGCTTGAGGCGCATCGCCCTGGGCATGAGTCAGGAGAAGCTGGCGGACGCTCTCGGGCTGACGTTCCAGCAGATCCAGAAGTACGAGAAGGGGATCAACCGGATTGGCGCCGGCCGCCTCCATGAAATCGGGCTGATCCTGGGAGTCGATGTAACCTATTTCTTCGACGGCCTGCTGGGGCGCAATGCCTTGCTTAACGCCAACGACAACGTGCTCCATTTGGTCGCGAGCAATCCGCACGGTGCCAAGCTGATCGAGCTGTTCGCCAGTGTCGAGGACAGCAACATCCAACGGAGCATTGTTAAACTGGTGGAGGCGGTGCTGAGCGCGAGGGAGACCGTCAGATCATAAGGCCTGTTGCACGTGGCCCTCGGGCCCGGCGCTCTGATCTCCGGTGACGAGCCAGGCTCGACGTCTGCCATCAAGCTTCCATCCTGCGCCTCGGCGCGGTCTCCGCCAGGCACTCCTTGTTTCCGCTGTCGATTCGGGATGAAGCCGAGGGGTCGACGAGCTTTGCCATTCTTTGGCAATATGGGGCTGCAATCCATCAGGCTACGATGCTTCGACAGGTCCATCCTCTCTTCGCCAGAATTCTCATCCTCCTGCTGTTCAGCTTTTGCCCGGACGCCAGGGCACAGGTCGGCCTGAGTGACGAGTCCGAGCGGCCGCCCGACGCCAGGCTCAACCCGCACCTCGGGCCGGGCGGGGTCTATGCGAGGATCCCCGCGAGAGATGACCTCGGCCGTGATCAGTTGGCGATGTTCCGCACCTGGAACCCAGACCCGATAGGGCACCACGAGGCCAACATTCGCGCCCTCAACCCGGTTCTAGCCAGGGTTATCCTCAAGGTGCAGGCCGATAACCCCAGGTTGACCTTCGTCATCGGCTCGGGCAAGCGCGACGCCAAGCTTCAGCGCAAGGCGGTGGCTTGGGGCTGGTCGAGAACCCAGGGCAGCCCGCACCGCACCGGCGACGCGGTGGACTTGTGGCCGCTCGACCAGGACGGCCGCGTCTACTTTGATCCGGGTGTCCAGACCCGGATTGCGGAAGCCGTCGCAAAGGCCGCCGCAGCGCTGGGCGTGCCCGTCCGCTGGGGCGGTCACTTCCACGGCTTCAAAGACATGGACCGCTCCCATTTCGAGCTCTCTTCGCGATAGGCGGAACATGGTTTTTCCGGTCATGGCCCGCATTCCTTATGAAACCCTCTCCTGCTCTCGTGGTTGATAGCCGGTAATCAAACGACTTCACGAGGGGAACCGGATGCTGAAACGCCCTCAGATGCAGGTTCAGCGGGTCTTCCCGCCATCTCCAGGTTAAGCTTTCCCTTTCATTCTCAGTCCTTGGTCCATGCCCGAGATCAGCGCTTCCATGCATTTCGCATGACGAATGCCCCCAGGCGGCGGAAACACCTGTCGCGGAAAGTTTTGCAATGTCTCCGTTTGCCGGCGGCCCATCCCAGAGCGGCCACACCCGATTCCCGTCCTTGCATGAGTTCGTGCTCCTCATTGCCCTTGTGATGAGCCTCGGGTCTCTGTCCATCGACAACCTGCTTCCTGCCTTCGGGCCGATCCAGTCCGATTTCGGGATCGCCGATCCCAACGATCTCCAGATGCTGATCACGGCTTACATGGTGCCCTTTGCCGTCATGCAGACGGTCTATGGCCCTGTCTCGGATACGATCGGTCGGCGGCCCACGCTGATGATCGGGCTGGCCGTTTACCTCATGGGAGGCTTCATCGCAGCAACAGCCATGAGCTTCGACATGCTGCTGATCGGACGCGCCGTTCAGGGTGCCGGCTTGGCTGCTACTCGCGTGCTGACGGTGGCGATCATCCGGGATCGCTTCGCAGGCCGTGAGATGGCACGCGTTCTCTCGATCACCATGATGGTTTTCATCATCGTGCCGATGCTCGCGCCCGCATCGGGCAGCCTTCTCCTGCTCCTGGGCACGTGGCGCATGATCTTCGCGACCATCCTGGGCTTTGCCGTGTTGGTGGCGGTGTGGTTCTCCATCCGCATGCCGGAAACCCTCCATCCGGAATATCGCAGGCCGTTCTCCTTCGACCAGATCGCATCCGCGGTCAAAGTCACGGTCTCCACGCGGGTCAGCATCGGCTATGCGACGGGCGTCGCCCTCATGATGGGCTGTCTCATGGCGTATATCGGGTCCGCACAGCAGATTTTCGAGACGGAGGTCTATGGGCTTGGAGCGCTCTTCCCTCTGGTCTTCGGGTGTATCGCGGCCTTCATGGGAGCGGCCTCGTTTACGAACGCGAGGCTTGTGCAGCGTCTGGGAATGCGCCGTCTGTCGCATATCGGCCTTTGCGGCTTCACGCTTGTTGCAGCTGTACAGCTGGGCGTGGCGCTTCTCTACGGCGGCCGGCCGCCCCTGCTTCTGTTCGCAGCGATATTCGCTCTCAACCAGTTCCTTTACAGCCTCACGGTGCCGAACTTCAATTCGATTGCGATGGCACCCCTGGCTGCCATTGCGGGCACAGCTTCGTCCTTCATCGGGTCCTACACCACGCTGGTCGGAGCTCTGTTCGGATTTTTCATCGGACGTTCCTTCAACGGCACGGTCGTGCCTCTCAGCGCGGGCTATCTCTGCCTCGGTGTGGCATGCCTGGCGGTGGTCCTCTGGACCGAGAGAGGGCAGCTGTCCCTCCGGAGCGAGCCCGATGAAGGAGGAGACGAGCAGGCCGTTCCGATTGCCGCGGAGTGAGGGCCGGCCGTGAATGGTGAGAAGACCCGGCCAAGCTGGGTTGACGGGCGAGGTTACTTTGCCAGAGAGCGCAAGTCAGCTCGCGGCAGAAGCGGGGTCCCGTCGTCACGGCCCTGCACTTGTGTCTGACGCTGCCTTGGCTGTTTGGCAGAATTGTCCTACATACCCATCCTCGTCCGTCATCCTTGCGCTCTGGGGCCACGCCCACAGGAGTTGGTTTTAGAGAAGCTGGGGTGATGGCTCGGGGCAGGACATGGCCATTGCTCTGGCCTGCGCCATCGATCCAACGTCATGACGTCCCCAGCGGGAGCGAGCACATCGTGGGCAAGTCCCTGTCAGCCTCGAGCGAGCGAGGGCTCCGGATGCTTGCACGCTCGTGGCTCCCGTCTTTGCGCTCGCGCCTGGTCCTTCTCACACTTGTCCTGGTAATCCCAGCCCTCGCGGCGGCCGGGATCGCCGTCTATGCGGGATACCGCCATGATCGGCATGAGGTCGAGAAGCACCTCCAGGAAACCGCCCGCGCGCTCTCGCTGGTTGTCGACCGCCAGTTCGGGCAAGCGGAGGCGCTGCTTTGGGCCCTGTCGACGTCCCCACAGCTCCTTGAGAAGGACTACGCCGCCTTTGACGCGCGAGCGCGCGCTGCGATCCGTCTCCCAGGCACCTGGGTTGTCGTCGCGGATGATGAGAAGCAACTCGCCAATACCCTGCTCCCACCCGGCAGCCCCCTGCCGATCATCCCGGACAATACCTATCGAAAAGGGCTTGTCCCGGGCACGATCCGGATCAGCAACCTGTTTCTGGGGACCGCGGCAAAGCAGCCGGCCGTCGCCGTCGATACCCTTGTGACCACCCGAGAGGGTTCCGAGCTCTTCGTCTCAGTCATCATGCTCGCCGAGAGGGTCAGCCGCATCCTGGCCGATCAGGGGCTGCCGCCATCCTGGATCGGCACGATCATGGATCGCAACGGCACGGTCGTGGCGCGCAGCCGGGACGCGGCGCGTTTCGCCGGGAAGCCTGCTCCCCCGGACGGGGTCGCACGTGTTCAGACCGGGGTGAGCCAGGGCGTGTGGGAAAGTGTCTCCCTCGATGGCGTGCCGACGGTGGTTGCCCTCTCCCGCTCGCCGGGATCGGGCTGGTCGACCATCGTGGCCGTGCCGCAGACGGAGATCACGGCCCCCGCCTGGCGGTTCGCCCTTTATCTCAGCGCTGCCGGAGGGCTGCTTCTTGCCGGCGGTGTCGCCATGGCGTGGCGGGTCGGGCGCAGCATTGCGACTCCCGTGGAGGGATTGGCAACCATCGCCCACAGGATGGGACGCGGCGCGCCCGTAACAGCCCATGGGAGCGGACTAGCGGAGGCCGACCGGGTGGCACAGGCGCTTGCCTCGGCCTCAGCGGAGCTTCGCACGCGAGAGGCTGCCCTGCGGGCCAGCGAGGCTCGCCTTCGTGCCACGCACGAGAACGCTGCGGTCGGCATCACCGAGGTGGACAGGGACGGGCACTTCATTTCGGTCAATGAAGCTCGCTGTCAATTGACCGGCCACAGCCGCGACGAGCTGATCGGAGAGCATTTCGGTCATGTGACCGACCCAGAGATCCGCGAACATGATTTGGAGCTGTTCGCGCGCCAAGTCGCCGGCGAGCTGAACACCTACACCACGGAAAGCAAGTTCCGGCGCAAGGACGGCAGCTGCGGATGGGCCCGCGTGACCAGCACGGCGGTGCGGGATGGCGACGGCACGTTCCTGTACGCCGTGCGTGTGGTGGAGGACATTACCGAGCGCCGGCAGGCGGATCGGCGCCAGAAGCTGCTCATCGACGAGTTGAACCACCGGGTGAAGAACACCCTGGCCACCGTGCAGTCCCTGGCCTGGCAGGCCGCTCGTCCCGGCGTGCCACCAAAGGTGGCGCAGGAGCGCTTCCAGGAACGGCTGCTGGCCCTCTCGCGCACCCACAACCTGCTCAACGAGACGCACTGGGAGGGGGCTTCCCTCAGGGCCATCCTTGAGACGGAGCTCGGGCCTTATCTCACACCCTTGTCCCTCGTCCGAATCCGTGGGCCGCAGGTCGATCTTTCGGCACGGGTCGCGGTGGTGCTGGGGATGGCCTTCCACGAGCTCGCTACCAACGCGGCCAAGCATGGAGCCCTTTCATCCGAGCGAGGACGGGTTCAGGTCGACTGGAAAGTCGACACATCAGGGGGCGGGACCGTTCTGACCGTCGACTGGTGCGAGTTGGATGGCCCCGTCCCTGAGGTGCAGCCGGTTCGAGGGTTCGGCTCACGGCTGCTGCAGCAGACGGTCACCCGAGAGCTGGCCGGGCAGCTCGACCTCCGGTTCGAGCGGGGAGGGGTCTGCTGCACGATGACAATTCCCATGGAGGCAGGCGCCGACCGGGCGGCCTGACATGGGCTCTGCAACGCTCGGGCCGGGCGGTGCCGGACGTCGAGCGCATGGACAAATTGCTCTCCGACACGTGCTGTGCGCCAACGGACATCTCGGCCGCTTCCCAGACGGTTCGGGCCCCGCGGCGCTCTGCCACTTTGGATCGACGTCCTTGGCTGCCCACATGATCGACATGGATGTTGTCCCGGCGGATTCTCATTCGAACAGATCAGGCAGCCCAGACGTCAAGCCGTTGCTCGACAGGCACCGGCCGAAGCTCTGGAAGCCCAAGCGCGTGCTCGTCACACCTGCTGCGCTCGAATGGGAGCACGGGCATGCCATGCTCACGCGGGCAGAAGCTCTGGACTGCGAAATCGTGCGCCTGAAGGCCAACCGTCTCGCGGGCCTTGCAGGCGACGATCCTCGGCGCGCCTATGTGGACGCCAAGAACACGCTCGCGATTGTCGTCGCACCGCCGACCAAATTGCGTCTGCAGCCCATTCCGCCGAGCGCGGATTGGCGGCTTGATCTGGCGGAAGGCTGCCCGGCCCATTGCCAGTACTGCTATCTTGCCGGCAGTCTCGCCGGTCCACCTGTCACGCGAGTCTACGCCAATCTCCCAGAGATTCTGAGCGCCGCAGAGCGCCATATCGATCGCGGGGCCGTCACCTCCAGGTCTGCCGGACGGCGGCATGAGGGGACCACGTTCGAGGCTTCCTGCTACACCGACCCGCTCGGCATCGAGCACCTGACGGGCTCTCTCGGCGAAGCCATTGGATTCTTCGCGCAGCTCGACGCCGCCGTTCAACTGCGTTTCACCACCAAGTTCGATGCGGTGGGACCGCTTCTCAAGCTCGACCACAACAAGAACACACGGATGCGCGTGTCGGTCAACGCTCCGTCGCTTGTACGCCTTGAAGGCGGCGCGGCAGGCCTCCTGGCGCGCCTGCAGGCTGCGCGCCGGATGGCGGAGGCGGGTTATCGCATCGGGCTGACGATCGCGCCCATCATGCCGGTGCAGGGCTGGCAGGAGGAGTATCGATCCCTCCTTAACCTCGCGTCCGAGACCCTCGGCAGCGTGCCTGGGGCGGACCTCACCATCGAGTTGATCACGCATCGCTTCACGGCTGGATCGAAAGAGGTTCTGACGAGCTGGTATCCGGGTTCAAGTCTCGAGATGGACGAAGACACACGGGCGCAAAAGCGCACGAAGTTCGGCTCTCTCAAGTATGTCTATCAGCCTGAGGTCATGGAGCAGATGCGCGGCTTCTTCATGGCCGAGCTGCCGATCCGGCTCCCTGAGGCGCAGGTGCTCTACTGGACCTGAGATACCATGCTCATTCGTGCTCGGATGGCATGGAGGCAGGGGAACCTGACACACGTGCCCGTACCCTTCTCGATGGATCGCTGATCCCCAGCCGGGATGCCATCGTGCTGTCTCGCTGCAAGGCTCGAAAGGCCCGATAGCCTCGTTCCTGCCGAGTTTGCTCGGACTAGCGCGATCTATGGGGCGGCTTCTTGTGCGAATCAGGACCCCTTGCTCTCCGCTGGTGCTCGAATGGGCTGGATGCCGATTCTCGAACATTCTTGCAGTCAAGGGGTGACCTTGATCCGAGCATGCCTAGCTAGTGAGTGTCGTTTGAGATCTTGGCATTAGGAACAAAGACCGTTGATTCCTCTTTCGTCGGGCATGGCTAGCCCGAAACATGATTCACGCCCCCTCATTCTGGTTGTTGAAGATGAGGCACTCGTCCGGATGACGCTCGTCGACGTTCTGGAAGATGCAGGCTTCAAGGTGATCGAGGCCGTCCATGCAGATGAAGCGCTACAGGTTCTGAAGGCCGTCTCAGACATCCAGGGGATGGTGACGGATGTGGAAATGCCACGTGGCAGCATCAACGGTTTCGAGCTCGCCCGACAAGTTCGGGCCAGCCGGCACGAGATCGGCGTTCTGATCGTCTCAGGACGGGCTGCCCCCAAGTCTGGTGAACTCCCTGAAGGGGCGTTGTTCATCGGCAAGCCCGTTCATCCCGAAACGCTGGTCCGTCTGCTCAAAGGGACGCTCGTCTCGAAAGACACGTGATGCCCTCCACATCAAGTCAGGTTTTGGGGGGTACGTGCATCATTCATCCTTGATGATCGACCGGATTTTCTGCGCGAGAGCGTCCACCGCGAACGGTTTGGTGATCATCTGCATCCCGGGCTCGAGGAACCCCGCAGCCAGAGTGGCATTCTCAGCATAGCCGGTGATGAAGAGCGTCTTGAGATTCGGGCGCATTCCCCGGGCTGCATCCGCCAGCTGGCGGCCGTTCAGCCCAGGGAGGCCGACATCCGTGACGAGAAGGTCGATGTGCCGCTTGGATTGAAGGATCTTGAGGCCCTCTGGTCCGTCCACCGCTTCAAGTGTGCGGTAGCCGAGATCCTCCAGCACCTCGAGAATGAGGCCACGCACCACCGGCTCGTCTTCCACCACCAGCACGGTCTCGCCGGACTGCGCCCGCGGCGCCTCAGCAAGGGTCGAAGCTTCGATCTCGGCTTGCGTCTCGCCTCTGTAGCGCGGGAGGTAAAGCTTGATCGTGGTGCCCTGGCCAATTTCGCTGTAGATCCGGGCGTGGCCCTCGGACTGGCGTGCAAACCCATACACCATCGACAATCCAAGTCCGGTGCCCTGACCCAACGGCTTTGTGGTGAAGAACGGGTCGAACGCGCGCTCGATAACGTCGGGCGGCATGCCTGTGCCGGTGTCAGTCACGCAGATGCAGACATACTGGCCCGGCTTCACGTCCCGCTGCGCGGCGATGTAGGTGTCGTCGAGATGCGCGTTGCAGGTTTCGACTGTCAGGCGCCCCCCGTCCGGCATGGCGTCGCGGGCGTTGATGACGAGATTGAGAAGTGCGCTCTCAAGCTGGTTCGGGTCGCATATCGTGGGCCAAAGCCCACCGGCGAGCACCACCTCGAGGGTCACCGTTTCGCCGACCGTGCGTCGGAACAGGTCCTCGAGGGAGGCGACCAACGCATTCGCCTGCACCGGCCTGGGATCAAGCGGCTGGCGACGTGCGAAGGCCAGCAGGCGGTGGGTGAGCGCAGCCGCGCGGTTAGCCGATGTGGTGGCAGCCGTAATATACCGATCGACCGTGTCCAGCCTGCCCTGTGAGACACGCGTGCGCAGCATGTCGAGGGAGCCGACGATCCCTGTCAGAAGATTATTGAAGTCATGAGCGATGCCGCCCGTGAGCTGGCCCACCGCTTCCATCTTCTGCGACTGCCGCAACGCCTCTTCGGTTTGCCGCAATGCCTCCGTGGCTTCCCGCTCGGCCGTGATGTCGCGACCGATCGCATAGAACAGTCCCTCCTTGGGCACTGCGGTCCAGGAGACCAGGCGATAGCTGCCGTCTTTCGTCCTAAAGCGATTTTCGAACCGGAAGGTCTGTGCCCCCTGTTCCAGATGTGCAAGTTCCGCGAGTGTGCTCTCGACATCATCGGGATGAATGAGGCCGAGAAAGTTGCTCGCCAGCAACTCCTCCTCGGTCCAGCCGAGCATTGTGGTCCAGGCCGGATTGACGGCAAGCAGGGTTCCATCCGAACGGCATACGTCCATCAGGTCGGTGCTGAGCTGCCAGATCTGATCGCGTTCACGGGTCCGTTCCTCGACCTGGGCCTCCAGGGTCTCATTCAGGCGGCGCAAGGCCTCTTCGGCACGCCGCCGCTCCTCGATCTCGCGTTGAGCTTTCTGGAACAGGCGAGCGTTGTCGATAGCCACTGCAGCTTCTGCGGCAAGCCCGGACACCAAGCGCTCGGAACGCTGATCGAAAACACCGGTCTGTTCGTGTCCGAAGAACAGCCCGCCGATCACCTCTCCCGATCGGGAGACCACGGGTACAGCCAGATAGCTGCGGACGGGCAGATGGCCGGGCGGCATGCCGCGATGCGGGTCTGTGTGACCATAGCCCGGATCCTGGGTGATGTCGTCCGAGCGTACGATGCGTTCCCCGCTGAACGTCGGAGAGAACACCTTCGTGTTGCGCGGCATCGGAAACTTGGCGAACGCCTCGCGCGGAACACCGGAGATCGTATAGAGCATGTAGCTCTCGCCTGCCGCGTTCTCGACGTTGTAGAAGAAGGCGCCGAATTGCGCCGCTGTCAGCTCGACGCCCGCATCGGTCACCCGCTGTACCAGCCCGTCGAGATCAAGCTCGGACGCAACGACCGCGAGGGCGGTGTTCAGAATCTCCAGGGAGCGCGTCTCTTCCTGGAGAGCCTCCCGGGCGGCCCTGCGCTCATGAATATCCTCCGTGGTGCCGTACCACTTGACGATTTCTCCGGACGGGCCCCGTCGCGGGAAGGCGCGTGAGTGCATCCAGCGGTATTCGCCCGAGCGCATGCGAGCCCGGTGCTCGATGTCGTAGGTCTCCCCGGTGGATGTTGAATGGGTCCATGCCTTCAGGGACGGTTCCAGATCCTCAGGGTGCATGGCCTGCGTCCAGGTCTCCCCCAGCCCGGAAGTGCCGGTCCAGTCCTGCCAACGGTGAGCCACACGGTCGAGTTGCCCATTCGGCGCTGCCGTCCAGGTGACCTGCGGATTAAGCTCGACTGTGTGGCGGTAGTGGTCCTCCGCTTCGTGGAGGCGATCTTCGGCGATCTTGCGCTCGGTGATATCCCGGTAGAACACAGCCAAGCCGTCTGGGCTTGGATAGGCCCGGATCTCGGTCCAGGCTTCCCGGCCGTCGGGCCAGACGTAGCGGTTCTCCGTTCGCATCGGCACCCGATCGGCCATCGCCTGCTTGTAGAACTGGCCGAGCGGCGTATCCTCTGTTCCTGGCCAGACCTCCCAGTGACGGCGCCCGATGATCTCAGTCTCCGGCCGGGTGTCCAGCCGCAGTCCCGCCGTGTTGATCTGGAGGATGCGGAACTCGCGGTCGAGCAGGATGAAGGCTTCGTCCATTCCATTGAGCACGCCTGTCGCGCGCTCCTCGCTCTCACGAAGGGCTCGCTGGTTGAGGATCTTCCCTGTCGTCTCGATGGCCGCACAGAACATGCCGGCCACGGCCCCGCTCTCATCATGAACGGGAGAATAGGAGAAACTGAACCAAGCCTCTTCCCGGTAGCCGTACCGCTCCATGGGGATGAGAAGATCCTCATGCCAGCTCGCCTGTCCCGCGAGCGTCTGGTCGACAAGCGGCTTGATCTGCCCCCAGATGTCCGACCAGACCTCTGCAAAGGGTTGCCCCAGAGCCTCAGGATGCTTGGCGCCGAAGATCGGGGCGTAGTCGTCGTTGTACAGGAAGGCGAGTTCAGGGCCCCAGGCGATGAACATCGCCTGCTTGGCATTGAGCATCAGGCGCACCAGGGTGCGCAGGGATTGCGGCCAAGCTTCCGGCGGCCCCAGGGGAGAGGTCGTCCAGTCGTGCGCCCGCATCCGTGACCCCATTTCCCCACCGGCAGACAGGAATTCGCGATCAACGGGGGCAGGCCGGAGTGACGTCTTATGGTGCATCGGTACCCCGTGAGGAGGCTAGATCCGGCTCGTGGGCGAGCCAGGATCAGGCTTCGCCAAGGCTTTAGCGAGAGCAGGAACAGGGAGGCTGGGTCGGCCTCGGGTTGAAATCTAAGGCAGAGTGCCCCGATCTCAACGCTCCTTCTGCGTCCAGGCGATCCCCACGGGCATCGCTAGGACGCCCTGCCACCCCATCATGGGCACGGAACGAAACCAACATTCCCGTTCCGAGTTAATCAACCGTAGCAGTTTGGGTTTCTGTGAGGTCGGCGTATGCGGCGGTTCCTGCGTGACAATGGGCTGACGGTTACATTGTTGGTGCTGTTCGTCCTGTCCCTCATCGGTCAGGCGCTCACCGGATGGAGAGCCCATGGGGAGGAACTGCGCCTCCACAACATGCCCGCCATCGGGTTCGGCTCTTATTTGTCCAGCGGCCATTTCATCTCAGCCGTATTCGAGAACTGGGAAAGTGAGTTCCTCCAGATGGCGGCTTACGTGCTGCTCACCATCTTCCTTTTCCAGAAGGGCGCCTCGGAGTCCAAGAAGCCGGACGAGGTCAATCCCGAGGACGAGTCGCCATCGGCGCATCGCGGGGATCCTGACGCGCCGTGGCCGGTCCACCGGGGTGGGCTGCTGCTGAAGCTCTACTCGCACTCGCTCAGCATCGCGCTGGTCACGCTCTTCCTTGCGTCTTTCTGGCTGCATCTTGCGGGGAGCACGCGGCGGATCAACGAGGAGGCGATCCTCCACAATCAGCCGACGCAGACGGTGGTCGAGACATTGGGAGATCCGCAGTTCTGGTACGAGAGCTTCCAGAACTGGCAGAGCGAGTTCCTGTCGATCGGCGTGTTGCTGTTGCTCGGCATCTATCTGCGCGAGCGCGGCTCGCCGGAGTCGAAGCCGGTGTCAGCCCCGCATGCGATGACCGGTCATTGATCGGCCGGCGAGCACAAAGGCCGAAAGGGATCAGGCAGCGTGCCTTGTGGCACGTCTTCCATGTCCAAGTAAGCCTATTTCGGCGTCCGATCCGGGCGCAACCGGCAGCCTCTGGTTCGATCGGTCAGCCCTGATCCGCCCCGCCATGGTTCCGCTTCGATAGTTCCGCCAGGCTAAACTGATCCACCTTATGGTGCCTGAAAGCATAGGTTCGATCGCGCTGGCATTCTCAGGGAACTCTCATGGCAAGCGCCCGTTGGCTTCCGTTCACTTGAGAACGGCCATGAGCGATCCAACCACACCCATCTTTCGGCGCTCGGACGACGAGCAGCACCACACCAGGCTTGAGGCGTCCCCCGAGGCTGGCACCCAGGCTATGTCCGAAGAGGTCATCCCGATCGTTGAGGAGACCGTTTCCGTCAGCAAGCGTCAGGTCGTGACCGGACGTGTGCAGGTCAAAACGATCACCGAAACCGTCGAGGAACTGGCGCATGCGGACGTGAGCCGGGAAATCGTGGAGGTGACGCGTGTCCCCATCGACAGGATGGTCGAGAGCGCCCCCGAGATCAGGACCGAAGGCGATGTGACGATCGTCCCGGTGCTGGAGGAGGTGCTCGTGGTCGAGAAGCGGCTGGTGCTCAAGGAGGAGCTGCACATCCGCCGCAGCGCCAAAACTGAAACTGTCGAGGTGCCGGTCAGCTTACGCAAGCAGCGCGCCGTCGTGGAGCGGTTTGCTCCCGATATACCCACCCCCCAGGAGGAGACATCCCGATGAACTCTGGAGCCATAACCGGATCTTCTACCCAAAAGCTCGTGACGGCGTTCTTCGACAGCCGCAGCGATGCCGAGCAGGCGATCAGCCGTCTTCATGCCGCCGGGATTGCGCGGGACAGCATCCGCCTGACCCCCGGCGACGAGGATGCCGGCACGTCGCGCGGCACGGACACGCAGTCCTTCCCGGAGGCCAGCGTTGGCCTGTGGGATTCGTTGCGCGACCTGTTCCTGCCGGACGAGGATCGCCACACCTACGCCGAAGGTCTGCGCCGGGGCGGCTATCTCATTTCGGTCAATGCCGCCGATGCAGATTACGAGCGCGTGATCGACATCCTCGATGATGAAGGCACGATCGACATCGACGAGCGCGCTGATTCCTGGCGCTCTGAAGGATGGACGGGAGCAGCGGATGTCGGAACCTCGGACGTGTTGTCCGGGAGCACCGCCAACCTGACCACCGGCACCTCATCCACCTCCGGGACTTCTAGGCGATCTGAAAGCACTGTGGGTGCAGCATCGATGAACACAGACTCGCAGCGCACCACGCGTGGCGACGAGGTGATCCCGATTGCCGAGGAGCAGCTGCATGTCGGCCGGCGTGACGTGAGCCACGGGCGTGTTCGCATCCGCTCGTACGTGGTCGAACGTCCGGTAAGCGAGCAGGTGAGCCTGCGCGAGGAGCACGTGGAAGTGGAGCGGCGCCCGGTGGCTGGCGCGACGCAGGCCGGCGCGATCAGCGGCGACCCGTTCCAGGAGCGTACCATCGAGGTGGAAGAGCGTGGCGAGGAGGCGGTCGTCTCGAAGGAAGCCCGCGTGGTCGAAGAGGTTGTCGTACGAAAGGAAGCCGAGCAGCGCACGGAGACGATCTCCGATACGGTGCGCCGGACTGAGGTCGATGTCGAGGACGAGCGTGGCACCATCGGCAACCGGACGGGTACGGTCGATCGCAATTCCTAGCACACGAGAGGCGGGTCCTTCCTGGCGGAAAGGGCCCGCCCATCAAGCGAGACATTCTTGAGGGCCAATCAGTGGGGATCAGGTCCCTGCTATCATCGTTGAACCGGCCTCGTCAGAGTTTTGGCATGTTTTGTGCCAGAGGCGTATTGCCGAATTACGAATAACCGCAGGGACCTCTGATCCAGGCCGACCGTGCGGCTCGCATACCGGGTCCGGCCGATCCTCGCAGATCGATTGTTGACAATCCTCCCTTGTGTGCCCCCAACTGTTCATTCCTCTCGATCCGGCATAGGATTGACGCAGGCAGACGGCTATGCGGTCCAGCCGCTGACAATCGTGCAGGCGACGGCCGTGCCTGCGTATTGAAGGCGCGGGTTCTGCGAAGGAGCGAGGTGGATTGAGGATGACCCTGCACCAGCATATACAGAAACATTGGAAGACCGCCGCCATCCTCGTTGTGGCGGGCATCCTTGCCTACAGCATTTCTTACTTCTGGTAATTTGGCGGTCGTCTGCGTTCCGACGGGCCCAAGCATGACGAAGGCAGATCGCGTGCAGGGC is part of the Microvirga terrae genome and encodes:
- a CDS encoding helix-turn-helix domain-containing protein; its protein translation is MQKSPNEADRHIGKRIRLRRIALGMSQEKLADALGLTFQQIQKYEKGINRIGAGRLHEIGLILGVDVTYFFDGLLGRNALLNANDNVLHLVASNPHGAKLIELFASVEDSNIQRSIVKLVEAVLSARETVRS
- a CDS encoding M15 family metallopeptidase; translation: MLRQVHPLFARILILLLFSFCPDARAQVGLSDESERPPDARLNPHLGPGGVYARIPARDDLGRDQLAMFRTWNPDPIGHHEANIRALNPVLARVILKVQADNPRLTFVIGSGKRDAKLQRKAVAWGWSRTQGSPHRTGDAVDLWPLDQDGRVYFDPGVQTRIAEAVAKAAAALGVPVRWGGHFHGFKDMDRSHFELSSR
- a CDS encoding multidrug effflux MFS transporter, yielding MSPFAGGPSQSGHTRFPSLHEFVLLIALVMSLGSLSIDNLLPAFGPIQSDFGIADPNDLQMLITAYMVPFAVMQTVYGPVSDTIGRRPTLMIGLAVYLMGGFIAATAMSFDMLLIGRAVQGAGLAATRVLTVAIIRDRFAGREMARVLSITMMVFIIVPMLAPASGSLLLLLGTWRMIFATILGFAVLVAVWFSIRMPETLHPEYRRPFSFDQIASAVKVTVSTRVSIGYATGVALMMGCLMAYIGSAQQIFETEVYGLGALFPLVFGCIAAFMGAASFTNARLVQRLGMRRLSHIGLCGFTLVAAVQLGVALLYGGRPPLLLFAAIFALNQFLYSLTVPNFNSIAMAPLAAIAGTASSFIGSYTTLVGALFGFFIGRSFNGTVVPLSAGYLCLGVACLAVVLWTERGQLSLRSEPDEGGDEQAVPIAAE
- a CDS encoding sensor histidine kinase, which translates into the protein MLARSWLPSLRSRLVLLTLVLVIPALAAAGIAVYAGYRHDRHEVEKHLQETARALSLVVDRQFGQAEALLWALSTSPQLLEKDYAAFDARARAAIRLPGTWVVVADDEKQLANTLLPPGSPLPIIPDNTYRKGLVPGTIRISNLFLGTAAKQPAVAVDTLVTTREGSELFVSVIMLAERVSRILADQGLPPSWIGTIMDRNGTVVARSRDAARFAGKPAPPDGVARVQTGVSQGVWESVSLDGVPTVVALSRSPGSGWSTIVAVPQTEITAPAWRFALYLSAAGGLLLAGGVAMAWRVGRSIATPVEGLATIAHRMGRGAPVTAHGSGLAEADRVAQALASASAELRTREAALRASEARLRATHENAAVGITEVDRDGHFISVNEARCQLTGHSRDELIGEHFGHVTDPEIREHDLELFARQVAGELNTYTTESKFRRKDGSCGWARVTSTAVRDGDGTFLYAVRVVEDITERRQADRRQKLLIDELNHRVKNTLATVQSLAWQAARPGVPPKVAQERFQERLLALSRTHNLLNETHWEGASLRAILETELGPYLTPLSLVRIRGPQVDLSARVAVVLGMAFHELATNAAKHGALSSERGRVQVDWKVDTSGGGTVLTVDWCELDGPVPEVQPVRGFGSRLLQQTVTRELAGQLDLRFERGGVCCTMTIPMEAGADRAA
- a CDS encoding spore photoproduct lyase family protein, with the translated sequence MDVVPADSHSNRSGSPDVKPLLDRHRPKLWKPKRVLVTPAALEWEHGHAMLTRAEALDCEIVRLKANRLAGLAGDDPRRAYVDAKNTLAIVVAPPTKLRLQPIPPSADWRLDLAEGCPAHCQYCYLAGSLAGPPVTRVYANLPEILSAAERHIDRGAVTSRSAGRRHEGTTFEASCYTDPLGIEHLTGSLGEAIGFFAQLDAAVQLRFTTKFDAVGPLLKLDHNKNTRMRVSVNAPSLVRLEGGAAGLLARLQAARRMAEAGYRIGLTIAPIMPVQGWQEEYRSLLNLASETLGSVPGADLTIELITHRFTAGSKEVLTSWYPGSSLEMDEDTRAQKRTKFGSLKYVYQPEVMEQMRGFFMAELPIRLPEAQVLYWT
- a CDS encoding response regulator → MTLVDVLEDAGFKVIEAVHADEALQVLKAVSDIQGMVTDVEMPRGSINGFELARQVRASRHEIGVLIVSGRAAPKSGELPEGALFIGKPVHPETLVRLLKGTLVSKDT